The window GTCTGATCGTCTACTTCTTGACGATGTGGACGACGTACTTCATCGTCGGCCACGGTCAGGACGCCTTCACGGCGATGCGTTCGAGCTTCGCGCTCGCGACGGCACGAGTCGGCGACAGCCTGCTGACCCTGATCACGGTGATCGCACTCGGCATCGCGGGCGCCTGTGCCTGCGGTATCGGACTCCTGGTGACCATCCCGCTCGGTGTGCTGCTCACCGCGTGGGCCTTCCGGACGCTGGTAGGCGAGCCGGTCGCACCCTGAGCTGATCCTCGGACCTGTACTCAGGCCGGCCACCCTGCCGGGAAGTCGTCCACGGCCCCGTCGTGCTCGCGACGCAACTTCTTCATCGCGCGAGCTGAGATCCGGTCGCCGAAGACCATCCCGACAGTGTGGTCGGTCTCGTGCTGCAGGCATCGCGCCAGCAGCCCGTCTCCCGAGAACTCGACGGTTTCTCCGGTGAGCCCGAGCCCACGGACGTACGCCCGGTCGGGACGCGCGCACGACACGAAGGCGCCCGGGTAGGACAGGCATCCCTCCAGATCGTCGTCGAGTTTGCGCTCTCGGCCTTCCGGCAGCACGAGTTCGGGATTGCACACCACACCCACCACACGTTCGCCCGACTCATCGGGGCAGTCGAAGACGAAGACCGCCGCATCGACCCCGATCTGGCACGCTGCCAGGCCGACGCCGTCCGCTGCGTACATGGTGGCCACCATGTCGGCCACCAGCGTGTGGAACTCGTCACCGAAGTCGGTGATCGGGCGCGCAGGGCGATGCATCACGTCCTCGCCCCATCGGGTGATGGGGCGTACTGATCCGCCCGTGGGCAGCAGGCCGTACGGGGCACGTACGGCGCGTCTCTCGTCGCTTTCGGCCATGTGCGCGATCCTACGAAGCAACGTGACGAGTCCCACCGCAGGTCGGTCTGGGCGATGTTGTAACTCCAAGTTACGGTGAAGGGCATGGCAGTGACAGATCGAACCACCCCACGAGGCGGCAACCGCTTCGGGCTGGCCTCCGGCGAGACGCGCGACCCCCTGGGGTTGGTCGTACGCGGACTCAACCAGCTCGCCAGCGCCGACGTCCTCGACCGCCTCGGCTTGCGCAAACAGACCGAACGCGCGGTCTTCGCGATCACCCGCTCGGGCTTTCGCACCGCGACTTCGGCCGCGCGGGCCTTCGCCAAGGCCGGCAAGCCCCGACAGCCGGGCAGTCGGCCCAGGACCGCAACGGCTGGCGCGGTCTTCGACCTGACTCCGACCGAGGACGAGCAGATGCTGGTCGACGTCGTCACCGAGTTGGCCACCGAGGTCGTACGCCCGGCCGCGGCAGCGGCGAACGAGACCTGCACGGCTCCGGCCGAGGTGCTCGACGCCGCCCGAGAACTCGGCCTGCCTATCTTGGGTGTGCCCGAGGCGCTGGGCGGCATCTGCGAAGAGCGCTCCGCCATGGCGGGCGTGCTGGTGGCGGAGGCCCTGAGCAAGGGCGACATGGGACTCGCCGTCGCGGCGCTCGCGCCCGGCTCGGTCGCCACCGCGCTGGGACTGTGGGGTGACGATGCCCAACAGCAGACCTATCTGCCGGCCTTCAGCGAGCCTGCGGCACCCGCGGCTGCGTTGGCGCTCAACGAACCCACGGTGCTCTTCGACGTGCTGTCCCCCACGACCCGGGCAGTGCGTGACGGCGACGAACTCCTGCTCAACGGGGTCAAGTCGATGGTCCCGGTGGGCGCCGACGCCGAACTGTTCCTGGTCGGCGCGAACCTTGAGGGAGACAACGTGCTGATCCTCGTCGAGGGCGGCACCGATGGGCTGACGGTCGAGGCCGAGCCCAGCATGGGCGTACGCGCGGCCGGACTGACCAAATTGATCCTCCACGACGTACGCGTGCCCGCCACCGCGATCCTCGGCGAGTCCGACGGTTCGACTTATGCCGAATGCGTACGACTCTCGCGACTGGCGTGGTGCGCGTTGGCCGTCGGCACCGGACAGGCCGTGCTCGACTACGTGATCCCCTACGTCAAGGAACGCAAGGCATTCGGTGAGCCTGTCGCACACCGTCAGGCCGTGGCGTTCATGGTCGCCGACATCGCCATCGAGTTGCAGGCGATGCGGCTGGTCACCTACAAGGCAGCGTCGCGGGCTGCCGCCGGGAAGGACTTCGGCCGCGAAGTCGCACTGGCCCGGCAGTTGTGCGCGGAGAAGGCCATGAAGATCGGCAACGACGGCGTCCAACTCCTCGGCGGCCACGGCTACGTCAAGGAACACCCGGTCGAACGGTGGTACCGCGATCTGCGCGCCATCGGCCTCGCGGAAGGAGGAGTCCTCGTCTGAGGACACACCCGACATGATCAATCTTGAGACACCCAAGAAGCACCGCACGCTGATCGACCAGGCCCATCAGGTCGCCATGAACATGCTGCGACCGATCTCGCGCAAGTACGACGCCGCCGAGCACGCGTACCCCAAGGAACTCGACATGCTGGCCGCGATCTTGGACGGCCTGTCGGAGTCGGGCGCCAGTGCGGGGGCAGGTGCGGCCGGTGTGAAGCGCAGTGAGGACGAACCTGCACAGGACTCCGCGCAGCGCCGGATCAAGAACGGCACCAACCTCGCCTCCGTCCTCTCCATCGCCGAGATGTGCTGGGGCGACACGGCTCTGCTGTTGGCGTTGCCTCGCCAGGGTCTGGGCAACTCGGCCATTGCCTCGGTCGCCGATGACGCACAGCAGGCGAAGTTCGCCGGCACCTGGGCGGCGATGGCGATCACCGAGCCGGGGATGGGCTCGGACTCGGCCGCATTGACGACCACCGCGACCAAGGACGGCGACGAATACGTCCTCAACGGCGAGAAGATCTTCGTCACCTCCGGCGATCGCGCCGACAGCGTCGTCGTCTGGGCCACGCTCGACAAGTCGCTCGGCCGTGCCGCGATCAAGTCGTTCGTGGTGCGCAAGGGGACGCCCGGGATGACGGTCGAAAGGCTGGAGCACAAGCTCGGCATCCGTGCCTCCGACACCGCGGTCATCACGTTCACCGACTGCCGGGTGCCCGCGGAGAACCTCCTGGGTTCGCCCGAGATCGACACCAGCAAGGGATTCGCGGGTGCGATGGCCACCTTCGACAACACCCGGCCGCTGGTCGCGGCGATGGCCGTCGGATGTGCCCGCGCCTCCCTCGACCTCACCCGCGACCTGCTGGAGCAGGCGGGGGTGGAGATCGACTACGACCGACCGGGGCGGGTGCAGTCTGCCGCCGCCGCGAAGTTCCTGCAGATGGAGGCCGATTGGGAGGGCGCAAAGTTGCTGATGATGCAGGCTGCCTGGAAGGCCGACAACCGACAACCCAACTCGCTGGAGGCCTCGATGGCCAAGGCCAAGGCGGGACGAGTCGGGAGTGACATCACCCTGTCGTGCGTCGAACTGTGCGGCACGATCGGCTACGACGAGGGTGAGTTGCTGGAGAAGTGGGCCCGCGACTCCAAGATCCTCGACATCTTCGAGGGGACCCAACAGATCCAACAGCTGATCGTCGCGCGGCGGGTGCTCGGGTTGAGCAGCGCCGAACTCAAGTAGGCATCAGACAGCAAAGCGCCCCGCACCGGATCTCTCGGTGCGGGGCGCTTTGCTGGTGTTGGTCAGGCTGCCCTGAAGGGGTCGTGTTCGGCGAGGAGTTTGTCCACCCGGGCCTGGTCGAGTCGGTGGATCACGCTGCTGTCCTCCTGCTGGTCTCGGATCACCTTGGCCAGCGTGAAGGCAGACGTCGTGAGGTAGCAGATCCCGATGCCGAGGAAGGCCTTGATCCAGCCGTCGGCGGGCAGGAAGTAGACCCCACACAGGACGGTCAGCAGCGCCAGTCCGAACGAGATGGCGGCCTGGGCGAAGAAGGCGGACGTGTTCTTGGTGTTCGTGTTCGTCGTCATGACACCAGCCAACCGGGCCGGGGCGGGCTGTCGGATCGGACTTTCGACCCGGTGGAGGTGAGTACGCAGCCTCATCTTCGGCTGGCACGATGGGCGTCGTGACGCATATGCCTCCCGAGGAGTTCCGACGCCTCGGCCACCAAGCTATCGACTGGATCGCCGACTACTGGGAGAGGCTCGACGACTTGCCGGTGCTGGCCCAGGTGGAGCCGGGAGACGTACGAAAGGCGTTGCCGGCGACTCCGCCGGAGTCAGGAGAACCTTTCGACGCGCTGCTCGACGACCTCGATTCGCTGGTGATGCCCGGGATCACGCACTGGCAGCATCCACGCTTCTTCGCGTACTTCCCGGCGAACTCCTCACCGGCGGCGATCCTGGCCGATCTGCTCTCCAGCGGCATCGGAGCACAAGGGATGATCTGGGCCACCAGTCCGGCCGTCACCGAGGTCGAGCAGGTGGTCGTCGACTGGCTGGCCCAGGCGCTCGAACTCCCCGAAGGGTTCCGTGACGGCTCGGGCCGAGGTGGGGGAGTCATCCAGGACACCGCCTCCACTGCCACCTTCACCGCACTGCTGGCGGCGTTGCATTCCGCCAGCGGTGGGCAGGCTCGCGACGCCGGTGTCGGCGACGCCAGCTGGCGGGTCTACGGCTCCACGCAGGCGCACTCCTCCTTGGTCAAGGCGGCATTGATGGCCGGACTCGGTGCGGAATGCGTACGCGCGATCGAGGTGGAACCGGCGACCCAGCAGATGGATACCCGAGCCCTGCGAGCAACCCTGATCGCTGACCTGGAGGCTGGTTGTCGGCCGGTCTTCGTCCAGGCCGCGATCGGCTCGACGTCCACAGGTGCCATCGACGACGTGCAGGCCATCGCGGAGGCGATCGACGCGGCGTACGAAAAGCACGGCGACGAGGGCATCACCGGTCCCTGGCTGCACCTCGACGCGGCGTGGGCCGGGGTGGCCGCGGTCTGCCCCGAACACCGAGACCTGCTCTTCGGCAGCGCCCACCTGGCGGACTCGATCGTCACCAATCCGCACAAGTGGCTGCTGACCACGTTCGACTGTTCGGTGTTGTGGGTGCGCGAACGCCGCGCGTTGACCGAGGCGCTGACCCTCACGCCGGAGTACCTGCGCAACCCGGCCTCGGATTCGGGGCTGGTGGTGGACTATCGCGACTGGCATCCGCAACTCGGCCGCAGGTTCCGGTCGTTGAAGCTTCTGGGCGGTGCTGCGTACGTACGGCCTGGAGGGCCTGCGCGCACATATCCGCTCGGGCGTGGCGATGGCCGAACGATTCGCCGACCTGGTGCGCGAGAGTGACGAGTTCGAGTTGGTCACCGCGCCCGTGCTCAGCCTGGTCGTCTTCGCGCATCGAGACGGCGACGAGGCCACGATGCGGGTGATGGCACAACTCAACGCGTCGGGTCAGGCCTACCTGTCCCACACCAAGGTCGAAGGACGCTCCGCTCTGCGACTTGCGGTCGGTTCGTGGCGTACGACCGACGCCGACATCGACGCGACCTGGAACGCATTGCTCGACCTGGCCCCCGCGTAGTCCCAGGGCGCCCGGCGCTCAGATGGAGCGAGAGCGTGCGCCGTCGGACGGTGTCGCGACCAGCCAGTCAGGGGTACGCCAACCCGCCTCGGCGAAGGCCGACTCGATGGCGGCCACACTCGGGGCGACCGCCTTCGACTCCACGAGAGCGATGGCGGATCCGCCGAACCCGCCGCCGGTCATCCTGGCTCCCAGCGCGCCGTTGTCCAGTGCGACGTCGACGACACGGTCGAGTTCGGCGCACGAGATCTCGTAGTCGTCGCGCATCGAGGCGTGCGATTGCGACATCAGCTGGCCGAAGGCGGGCCAGTCACCCGCAGCCATCGCGACTGCTGCGCGTTCGACGCGAGTGTTCTCCGTGAAGATGTGCCGCGCCCTGCGATGCAACCGGGGGTCCTCGAGCTCGTCGAGTCGTTCGATCCCGAGGTGACCCAGGGGTGCACCTAGTTGCGCTGCCGCAGCCTCGGTGTCGGCGCGTCGAGAGCCGTATCCGCCATCGTTGAGGGAGTGACTGACTCGCGTGTCCACGACGAGGAAGGTGAGGCCGTCCTGGTCGGGAGCACACGCCACGTGGCGATGCTCGTGGCGTCCGAAGTCGATCAACAGGGCGTGGTCGGCCCGCCCGCGGATGGAGATGGTCTGATCCATGCCGCCCGTCGGGGCGCCGGCGAACTCCGTCTCCGCCCTCATGCAAGCCTCGATGAGGACGTCCGGGTCGACGTCGTCGAGGTCGAGGACCGCGGCTGCCGTGGCACACTCCAACGCGGCAGAGGAGGACAGGCCCGCCCCGACCGGTACGGCACTGTCCACCATCAAGTCGGCTCCGCCCACCGGCAGTCCGGCGCCGCGCAGCATCCACATCGTGCCGACGACGTACGCTGCCCAACCCGGCACCGAGCCGGGGGAGATCTCGTCCAGGCGCCCCTGCCAGGTCTGCTCTGACTGGCGTGAATGCAGGCGTACGAGTTCGTCGTCGCGGAGGTTGGCCGCCACGGCAGTGCGATGCGGCAGCGCCATCGGCAGGCAGAGCCCGGCGTTGTAGTCGGTGTGCTCGCCGATCAGGTTGAGTCGCCCGGGTGCGGTGCCGAGTCGGGTCGGGGGTGAGGTGAACACGGCTTCGAAGTGACGACGGACACGCTCTTCGAGGTCAGGGGCGGCAAGGAGTTCGGGCACAGGCCCAGCGTAGGCGTGACCAATTGTCATGCTCGTCGTTGGCGTGGGTGAGTCCGACGTCAAGCATTCAAGGAGACATCTCCATGCGCAGACCACTTCCGATCCTCTCCGCCGCCGTTGCCGTCGCCGCCTGCGCGGTGCTGTCCCTGGCGCCCGGCGGTGCCGCTGCCGCCGAATCCGCACCGGTGCAGGACTACTTGGCCGAGCGGCTCTCCTCGCTCTCCAGCCTGAGCAAGGAGACCGTGCTCGTCCACGGTGCGTCATTGACGGCAGCACGAGATGCTGTGGCGGCCAGCGGCCTGGATGAGGTCACCAGTTTCGACAAGATCGGTGTGGTAGTCGCGCGCGGCACCAAGGCGGAGATCAGGAGCGTGACCACGCAACCGGGCGTGACCTACGTCGAGGGCAATCAACCGATCGAGCTCGCCCAGTTCACCTCCAACAAGGCGACGCGCGGCGAGGAGGCGCTGGCCACCGTCACGGGGGCCGACGGAGCCCGCCTCGACGGGCGCGGCGTCTCCGTCGCAGTGATCGACTCCGGGGTCGACCCGACGCATCCGTACCTCAAGAATGCCGACGGCACTTCTGCCGTAGTGAGCAACCAGAAGGTGGTCTGCGACCTGACCGAGACCCTGTGCCAGGTCCTGAAGGTGCCCAACCTGGTGGACACCGACGTGCTGGCGGTGGGTGGGCACGGCACCCACGTCGCCGGGATCGTGGCCGGGCGCGAGACCACGCTCTCGGACGGGCGCCAACTCCACGGCGCTGCGCCCGGCGCGAGCATCGTGTCCATCAGCACCGGCGCAGTCCTCTTCATCATCGGGGCCGACCAGGCCCTCAACTGGGTGTTGGAGAACCACGAGGCGCCCTGCGGTGCCGGAGTGCCCGCGTCGACCTGCCCGCCGATCAAGGTGACCAACAACTCGTACGGGCCCTCGGGTGGCGGCGACTTCGACTCGAACTCCGCGACCGTCAAGTTGCAGCGTGCGCTTGCTGCGGAGGGCGTCGTCACCGCGTGGGCCAACGGCAACGACGGTGGCGACGGGTCGCAGAGCCTGTCCAACCCGCCGGGAATGGATCCCACGGGCGGCATCATCTCGGTGGCCTCCTACCACGACCTGGAGACTGGCACGCGCGACGGTGAGGTGAGTGAGTTCTCCTCGCGGGGTCGGGCCGGCGACACGTCGACGTACCCGGATATCTCGGCCCCGGGCGACACGATCACGTCGTCGTGCCGGATCTATCTGCCGATCTGCACCACCGGTGGCGACGTGATCGAGGCGGGCAACTACAACACGATCAGCGGCACCTCGATGGCGACCCCGCACATTGCCGGGATCGTGGCGCAGCTGTTCCAGAAGTCGCCGTCGGCGTCGCCGGGTCAGGTCGAGCAGGCGCTCAAGTCGACCGCGCACCGCTATTCCTACGGAGCGCCCTACGAGTCTGGTCCCGGCGGACTGCTGACGTCGTACGACAAGGGCACAGGCCTGGTCGACGTCGTGGCAGCCGCCCACGCCCTCCCGTGAGCCAGCTTCACGAACTTCCTCGAGAGGGGTGGGGAAGCGGACCCGGTCCGTCAGTTGCCTTGCGTGGGGGCAGCCAGCCTGCGCAGGTGACGGATCGGGTCCTTATCGTGTCGGCGACCGCCAGTGAGGCTGCGTACGTGCCCCCTCACCTTCCGCTGCTCATCACGGGCATCGGCAAGACTCCCGCCGCAGTCGCGCTGACACGCGCGTTGAGTGCGTACGACGACCTCTCCGGCCTGGAGGTCGTGAACATCGGCACCGCCGGAGCCCTGCGAGCAGGAATCTCGGGGTTGTTCGAGCCCGGGGTCGTGGTCAACCACGACGTGAACGCGGACGTGCTGCGCTCGCTCGGTTACGACCCGGGCGAGCGGATCGTCGTCGGGAGTGATCCGATGGTCCTCGCGTCGGGCGATGTCTTCGTCGCCGATCCCGACCTGCGCGATCGGCTGGCCGGCCACTCCACGCTGGTCGACATGGAGGGGTTCGCGGTGGCGTACGCCTGCGCGGCCTTCGAGATCCCCTGTCGACTGGTCAAACACGTGTCGGACAACGCGGGGGAGGATGCGCTGGATTGGCCGACTCTGGTCGATCGGAGTGCGCGAGTCCTGGGGGAGTGGGTTAGCGCGAACTACGCGCAGTCCGGCCCCTGACGATCCCGATGAAGCTTCTGGATGGCCTGCTCCTCGTCACGCTCGCTCAACCAGGCGAGGCCGATCTTTGTCGGCGCCAACTCGGGCACGGGACGGACTGCGGCGTCCTTGCGGTGATAGAGCCGCGCCACTGACTGCGGCACGATCGCTACGCCCGCGCCGCTCGCTGCGGTCTCGATCGCATCCTTGAGGGACATGACGGGGAAGTCGAGCCTGCCAGGGCTCACGCCGGGCGGCCTGCCGAGGACGAACTCTTCCCCGTCGAGTTCCTCCAGCGGCACTTCGTCCAGCACGGTCAACAGATGGTCCTTGGCCGTGACGACGACCTGCGCCTCGTCATAGAGCGGGATGCAGTGGACGCCGTCGCGCTCGATCGGGAGTCGGGCCAGCACCATGTCGGCCTCTCGGGTGTCGAGCACACGACGCTGGTCAGCCTCGTCGATGAGGGTCAAGTCGATCCGATCGCGGTGCCGCTCACGCCACACACCCGCCCACTTGTCCGGGGTGCAGCCGGGAACGAAGGCGAGTCGAAACGTCACGGGAGCGAGCCTAGGTTGAGTTGGGTCTCCCTGGGCATCGAGTTGGGTCTAAAGTGTCACTGCAACAAGTTGCATATGCTCTGTAACAGCCGAGAGGACACCCTGATGAAGCAGTTCCGTGCCGCCGTCGAGGCCCGCGACGTCGAGGCGATGAAGGCGTGCCTGGCCGAGGACGTACGGTTCGTCAGCCCCGTGGCCTTCAAGCCGTACGACGGCAAGGCGATCACCTCCGCGATCTTGAGCAACGTGATCCAGGTCTTCGAGAATTTCCGCTACGTCAGGGAGATCGAAGACGACCCCCACAGCGCGCTGGTCTTCGAGGCTGAGGTGGACGGCAAGACGCTGACCGGCTGCGACTTCATCGTCGTCAACGAAGAGGGACTCATCTCGGAGTTCATGGTCATGGTGCGACCGCTCTCGGGAGCACAGGCGCTCGCCGAAGCGATGGGCGCTCGCTTCGACAGGATCGTCGCCGAGGCTGCCGGGCAGTAGCTGGGCAACGGGGGCTGCGGAGGCGCCCGAGGACCAAGAAACCCCGACCCTGCGGGCCGGGGTTTCTCACATTTCCGCTGGTCAGCGGCATGTTTCCTGGTGTCCGAGGGGGGACTTGAACCCCCACGCCCTAATACGGGCACTAGCACCTCAAGCTAGCGCGTCTGCCAATTCCGCCACCCGGACGAGTGCGACGGGAAGACTAGCAAAGCCCAGCGCCGATCCCCGCATCGGTAGCGCCTCTTCGTGGTGACCTGCTTGACCCCCCGCACATGGATGACAGGATCGAGATATGCCCGAGCCCTCGACGACCCACGATCCGGCCGCCGAGGTCGTGGACCTGTGCAGCGAACTGATCCGGATCGACACCTCCAACTTCGGCGACCAGGACGGGCCAGGGGAGCGCAAGGCGGCCGAGTACGTCGCCGGCCTGCTCGACGAGGTGGGCATCGAACCGACCCTCGTCGAAGGCCTCCCCGGTCGCACCTCCTTGCTGGCCCATTGGGGCGGCACGCACGGGGAACCGCTGCTGATCCACGCCCACCTGGACGTCGTACCGGCCCAGGCCGACGACTGGCAGGTCCACCCGTTCTCCGGCGAGGTGAAGGACGGGTACGTGTGGGGTCGCGGCGCGGTCGACATGAAGGACTTCGACGCGATGTTGCTGTCGGTCGTACGCGCTCGGGCACGAGCCGGACGGGTGCCGACGCGACCCGTCGTGTTGGCGTTCACCGCCGACGAGGAGGCCGGTGGCCATCACGGCGCCCAAGTCCTGGTCGAGCAGCATGCAGAGCATTTCGAGGGTGTCACCGAGTGCGTGGGCGAGGTGGGCGGCTTCTCCACGACCGTACGCGGGCAGCGGATCTACCTGATCGAGGCGGCCGAGAAGGGGATGGCCTGGATGCGGCTCACCGCTCGTGGCCGCGCCGGTCACGGGTCGATGATCAACGACGACAACGCCGTCACTCGGATCGCCGCCGCCGTGGCGCGCATCGGGGCGTACGAGTGGCCGGTGCGACTCACGCCTGCGATGGAGACTCTGTTGGGGACGGTCGGTGAATTGGCGGGCATCGAGGCGACACCTGACAACGCGCAGGCGCTGATCGACGAGTTCGGTTCCGCGGCCCGGATGCTCGGTGCGGTCCTGCGCAACACTGCCAATCCGACGATGCTCCAGGCGGGCTACAAGACCAATGTGATCCCCGGCGAGGCCCAGGCGCGAGTCGACGGGCGTTCTCTGCCCGGCTTCGAGGACGAGTTCTATGCGACCTTGGCTGAGCTGTGCGGCGAGGGCGTGGAGATCTCGTACGAGAGCAAGCAGGACCCCTGGGAGACGCCGTACGACGGAGCGCTGGTGAACGCGATGACGCGTTCGCTGCTGGCCGAGGATCCCGACGCGCTGGTCGCGCCCTTCTTGATGAGCGGTGGCACCGACGCCAAGCACTTCCGCAAGCTGGGCATGCGGTCGTACGGCTTCGCGCCCTTGCGGTTGCCCGCCGATCTCGACTTCACCGCGCTCTTCCACGGCGTGGACGAGCGGGTCCCGACCGACGCGCTCGAGTTCGGTGCGCGGGTCTTCGATCGGTTCCTCGACGAGATCTAGGCCGAGACGTCGTCGAGCGCGGCGGCGATCTCCGGTGGGAGCACGAGTGACTCGGTCGCCAGGGCCGGGGTGAGTTGGGCAGCCGTACGCGCTCCGAGGATCGGGGCGGTGACGCCCTCACGGTCGCGTACCCAGGCGAGCGCAACCTGCAGCGGCTCCCAGTCCAGACCTTCCGCCGCGCGACAGACCGCTTCCACGATCCGGCCGGAGTGGTCGTCCAGGTAAGCGCTCACGAAGCTGGAGAAGGAGGACGATGCGCCGCGCGAGTCTGACGGCGTGCCGGTGCGGTACTTGCCGGTCAGCACCCCACGTCCCAGCGGCGACCAGGGGAGTACCCCCAGCCCCAGTGCGGCGCAGGCCGGCAACACCTCGCTCTCGATACGCCGATTGAGCAGCGAATACTCCATCTGCGTCGACGCGAGCGGCGTTCGTGACTGTTGCAGGGTGGCGGCGCGGGCGGTCTGCCAGCCGGAGTAGTTGGAGATCCCCACATAGCGAGCGCGACCCGAGGTCACCGCCATCTCCAACGCGGAGAGCGTCTCCTCCAACGGCGAGTCGTCAGACCAGGTGTGCACCTGCCACAGGTCCACGTACTCGACACCGAGGCGAGACAACGACGCGTCCAGGGTGCGCAGCAAGTAGCCGCGCGAGGTGTCGACGGCGCGTTTGCCTGGCCGCCGGAACATCCCGGCCTTGGTCGCCACCACGATCTCGTCGCGCGAGACCACGCCGCCCAACAGCCGGCCGATCAACGTCTCCGATCCGCCGTCGGTGTAGCCCGCGGCCGTGTCCAACAGGGTCCCGCCGGCATCGACGAAAGCCTCCAACTGTTCACGGGCCTCATGCTCATCGGTCTCGCGACCCCAGGTCATCGTGCCCAGACCCAGCCGGGAGATCGAGAGGCCCGTGGCACCCAACCGACGCTGCTGCATGCGGCGACGATATCCACCACGCCAGGCGTGCCTGCCTCGACTCGCGGGTCGTGTAGGCCGAACAAACAGCGGCGCGTACGCTTCCCGCGTGATCGACCTGCTCAAGGCCGTCGTTCTGGGTCTCATCCAGGGCCTGACGGAGTTTCTGCCCATTTCCAGCAGCGCGCACCTGCGCATCTACCCGGAGTTGTTCGGCTGGGGTGACCCGGGGGCGGCGTTCACCGCCGTCATCCAGATCGGCACCGAGTTGGCCGTGCTGATCTACTTCCGCCACGACATCTGGCGGATCGCCACGATGTGGCTCAAGTCGCTGGTCAACGCCGAGTATCGCGGGCATCTGGACGCGCGGATGGGCTGGTACGTGATCATCGGATCACTGCCGATCGTGGTGCTCGGGATTGTGCTCAAGGACGTCATCGAGAAAGACTTCCGCAGCCTGTGGATCGTCGGCACCACGTTGATCGTGATGGGCATCGTGCTCGGGATCGCGGACGCGACGTCGAGCAACGAACGTACGGCCAAGCAGTTGCGGCTGCGCGATGCGGTGCTGATGGGCGCGGCCCAGGCGTTGGCGCTGGTGCCTGGGGTGTCGCGTTCGGGTGCGACGATCTCGATGGGCCGCTTCCTGGGGTTGGAGCGCGAAGCGGCGACGAGGTTCGCGTTCCTCCTGGCGATCCCGGCCGTGATCGGGGCCGGACTCTTCGAGCTCAAGGAGATCCCGCACGGCGCGAACGAGTACGGCTGGACGCCCACGATCGTCGCCACAATCGTCTCGTTCCTCGTCGGGTACGCCGCCATCGCCTGGCTGCTGCGCTACGTCTCGACGAACTCGTACCGCCCGTTCGTGCTCTACCGCGTCGCGCTCGGCGCGCTGACGCTGGGACTGTTGGCCGCGGGTGTCCTCACGGCCTGAGGCTCACAGCCACCCCGACTTCCGGAAGTACCAAAACAGGCCGATCACCGACAGGGCCATAAGTGTGAGGGCGAACCAGAACCCAAACACGCTGTTCGGGGAAGGCGTCAAATGAAAGTTCATGCCATAGATCCCGGCGATCAGGGTCGGGACGAGCACGAGGCCTGCTCCGGCCGAGATCTTGCGCATGTCGTCGTTCTGACGCATCGAGATCTGTGCGATGTGCGCGTTGAACGCCGTCGACAGCAGGTCGTCGAGCGAGTCGATCTGCTCCGCGACCCGAGCCAGGTGGTCGCTGACGTCGCGGAAGTAGGGCGCCGCATCCGAGTGAATCCCCGAGACCGACCCGGCCGCAAAACAGTGGATGGGATCGCGCAGCGGCAGCACCGCACGCCGCATCTCGGCTAGTTCGCGTTTGAGGACGTAGATCCGGGCGCTGTCGTAGGTGACGGCCTCGCTGAAGACCGACGTCTCGACCTCGTCCACGTCGGCCTCGACGGCCGATGCCACCGC of the Nocardioides sp. genome contains:
- the def gene encoding peptide deformylase, whose amino-acid sequence is MAESDERRAVRAPYGLLPTGGSVRPITRWGEDVMHRPARPITDFGDEFHTLVADMVATMYAADGVGLAACQIGVDAAVFVFDCPDESGERVVGVVCNPELVLPEGRERKLDDDLEGCLSYPGAFVSCARPDRAYVRGLGLTGETVEFSGDGLLARCLQHETDHTVGMVFGDRISARAMKKLRREHDGAVDDFPAGWPA
- a CDS encoding acyl-CoA dehydrogenase family protein gives rise to the protein MAVTDRTTPRGGNRFGLASGETRDPLGLVVRGLNQLASADVLDRLGLRKQTERAVFAITRSGFRTATSAARAFAKAGKPRQPGSRPRTATAGAVFDLTPTEDEQMLVDVVTELATEVVRPAAAAANETCTAPAEVLDAARELGLPILGVPEALGGICEERSAMAGVLVAEALSKGDMGLAVAALAPGSVATALGLWGDDAQQQTYLPAFSEPAAPAAALALNEPTVLFDVLSPTTRAVRDGDELLLNGVKSMVPVGADAELFLVGANLEGDNVLILVEGGTDGLTVEAEPSMGVRAAGLTKLILHDVRVPATAILGESDGSTYAECVRLSRLAWCALAVGTGQAVLDYVIPYVKERKAFGEPVAHRQAVAFMVADIAIELQAMRLVTYKAASRAAAGKDFGREVALARQLCAEKAMKIGNDGVQLLGGHGYVKEHPVERWYRDLRAIGLAEGGVLV
- a CDS encoding acyl-CoA dehydrogenase family protein, with amino-acid sequence MINLETPKKHRTLIDQAHQVAMNMLRPISRKYDAAEHAYPKELDMLAAILDGLSESGASAGAGAAGVKRSEDEPAQDSAQRRIKNGTNLASVLSIAEMCWGDTALLLALPRQGLGNSAIASVADDAQQAKFAGTWAAMAITEPGMGSDSAALTTTATKDGDEYVLNGEKIFVTSGDRADSVVVWATLDKSLGRAAIKSFVVRKGTPGMTVERLEHKLGIRASDTAVITFTDCRVPAENLLGSPEIDTSKGFAGAMATFDNTRPLVAAMAVGCARASLDLTRDLLEQAGVEIDYDRPGRVQSAAAAKFLQMEADWEGAKLLMMQAAWKADNRQPNSLEASMAKAKAGRVGSDITLSCVELCGTIGYDEGELLEKWARDSKILDIFEGTQQIQQLIVARRVLGLSSAELK
- a CDS encoding YiaA/YiaB family inner membrane protein, whose amino-acid sequence is MTTNTNTKNTSAFFAQAAISFGLALLTVLCGVYFLPADGWIKAFLGIGICYLTTSAFTLAKVIRDQQEDSSVIHRLDQARVDKLLAEHDPFRAA
- a CDS encoding pyridoxal-dependent decarboxylase, giving the protein MPPEEFRRLGHQAIDWIADYWERLDDLPVLAQVEPGDVRKALPATPPESGEPFDALLDDLDSLVMPGITHWQHPRFFAYFPANSSPAAILADLLSSGIGAQGMIWATSPAVTEVEQVVVDWLAQALELPEGFRDGSGRGGGVIQDTASTATFTALLAALHSASGGQARDAGVGDASWRVYGSTQAHSSLVKAALMAGLGAECVRAIEVEPATQQMDTRALRATLIADLEAGCRPVFVQAAIGSTSTGAIDDVQAIAEAIDAAYEKHGDEGITGPWLHLDAAWAGVAAVCPEHRDLLFGSAHLADSIVTNPHKWLLTTFDCSVLWVRERRALTEALTLTPEYLRNPASDSGLVVDYRDWHPQLGRRFRSLKLLGGAAYVRPGGPARTYPLGRGDGRTIRRPGARE
- the galK gene encoding galactokinase; protein product: MPELLAAPDLEERVRRHFEAVFTSPPTRLGTAPGRLNLIGEHTDYNAGLCLPMALPHRTAVAANLRDDELVRLHSRQSEQTWQGRLDEISPGSVPGWAAYVVGTMWMLRGAGLPVGGADLMVDSAVPVGAGLSSSAALECATAAAVLDLDDVDPDVLIEACMRAETEFAGAPTGGMDQTISIRGRADHALLIDFGRHEHRHVACAPDQDGLTFLVVDTRVSHSLNDGGYGSRRADTEAAAAQLGAPLGHLGIERLDELEDPRLHRRARHIFTENTRVERAAVAMAAGDWPAFGQLMSQSHASMRDDYEISCAELDRVVDVALDNGALGARMTGGGFGGSAIALVESKAVAPSVAAIESAFAEAGWRTPDWLVATPSDGARSRSI